Part of the Acidobacteriota bacterium genome is shown below.
TCAGGCGGACGCTTACGATGTACGGTGCCTCCCCCGCACGCCAGTGGCCGTAGGTCGTGGCGACGATGGTGCCGTCGGGCAGCACCTCGACGCCGGGGTAGGCGCAGTCGGCGGCCTGGTGGTTCTGCATCAGGCGAACGCGGTACTGTCCCTCGCGGCCGTGCCGGATGTCGTCGTACGTCCCCACCCAGGCCACCCAGTCGCCCCGCGTGGGGCTGCCGGACGCCATGTCGCGGAAGGAGATGAACAGCCGCCCGTCGGGGGCGTACCGGCCGCAGTGTCGGTCACCGGTGAGCGCGCCGGGCAGCTCGCGCGGTGCGGTCCACGTCCGGCCCTCGTCCCGCGAGAATATCACATGGGCGTTGCGGCGGCGGGTGTTTTCGCGCAGCAGCACGGCCAGTTCGCCGCCGTCGGGGGAGCGGACGCAGCCGGGTTCGCACAAATGCACGTCGGCGCCGCTCCAGACCGCCTCCGGCCGCGACCACGTCAGGCCGCCGTCTTCGGAAAACGTTCGGTAGAGGGTGAACACCACCGGGCCGGCCGGAGCGGGCCGGTCGCTGAAGAACCGTCCGTCGTCGTGGAACATCGCCAGATACCGGCCGGGCGCGCGGAGTGGCGCCACGAACCCCATGACCACGATCCCGCCCCAGTCGCCCGCCGGTCGAAGCGGCGTCCAGGTGGCTCCGTCGTCCTCGGACACGGCCAGACGCGCCGGATACAGCCCCGACCAGACGATGAGCCGCCGCGTGCCGGCGGCATCGGTGACACGGTGGATCGTGGGCGTCTCCCGGCCGGTGGCCCAATCGGGGGGCACGTCCAGGCGGGGGCTCCAGGTGCGGCCGCCGTCGGAGCTCCGCTTGAGGACAATGGGCCCGGCACCGTGGCCTTTGGGATAGACCACGAGGATGGTCCGGCCATCCTCCAGAAGCGCCGTGGCGGGATGTCCCAGGTACTGCCCCGGCTCGCGGTCCACGACGGTCTGGCGGGCGACATCGGCGGCGAGATCGATCCACGGGATCGCGAACCCCCGCGGCGGGCCGTCCGGCGGCGCGGCGGCTGCGAGGGCCGCTCCCACGAGGGCGCCGAGCGTGGCGAGGCGGAGGCGCATCTCAGGGCACCGCCTCCAGCTCCGGGGGGATGGGCTCGGGCAGCGACAGGCCGGTCATGGCGGCGTCGATATCCTTGAGGCCGTGGCCGGTGACCAGGAGCACGACGGGCGCCGCCGGGTCGAGGCGGCGCTCCACGGCCACCCGGGCCAGACCCGCCGCCACGGCCGCCGCGGCCGGTTCGGCGAACACCCCGGTGGTGGCCGCCAGCAGCGACTGTGCCTCGAGAATCTCCGCGTCGGAGACAGTGAGCGAAAAACCGCCGCTTTCCATCACCGCGCGACGGGCCAGCTCGGCGTTGCTGGGGGTGCGCACCGAGATGGAGTCGGCGACGGTGCGCGGGTCGACGGCGTCGCGGTACTCGCCCGTGGCGATGTAGCGGTGGATGGCGTCGGAGCGCTCCGCCTGCACGGCCACCAGGCGCGGCAGGCGCTCGATGGCGCCGACGGCGCGCAGGTCGGCGAACGCCTTGTAGACGCCGGCGAGGATCACGCCATCGCCCACCGGCACGAGGATCGCCTCGGGCGCCTGGCCGCCGTACTGGGCGAAGATCTCGAACCCCACGGTCTTCTTCCCCTCGATGGTCAGCGGATGGTAGGCGGTGTTGCGGTTGAGCCCGCCCCGAGCGGCGGTGTACTCCAGCGACAGGCGGAAGGCGTCGTCGTAGGTGCCGCGCACCGGGATCACGCGGGCGCCGTGCTGCACCATCTGCACCAGCTTGGCCCGCGGCGCGGCCGCCGGGACGAAGATCACCGCCTCGAGCCCGGCGGCGGCGCACGCCGCCGCCGTGGCGCTGGCGGCGTTGCCGGTGGAGGCCACCACCACGGTGCGCGCGCCCAGGCGCCGGGCCTCGGCGGCCACCAGGAACGAGGCGCGG
Proteins encoded:
- a CDS encoding exo-alpha-sialidase, producing the protein MRLRLATLGALVGAALAAAAPPDGPPRGFAIPWIDLAADVARQTVVDREPGQYLGHPATALLEDGRTILVVYPKGHGAGPIVLKRSSDGGRTWSPRLDVPPDWATGRETPTIHRVTDAAGTRRLIVWSGLYPARLAVSEDDGATWTPLRPAGDWGGIVVMGFVAPLRAPGRYLAMFHDDGRFFSDRPAPAGPVVFTLYRTFSEDGGLTWSRPEAVWSGADVHLCEPGCVRSPDGGELAVLLRENTRRRNAHVIFSRDEGRTWTAPRELPGALTGDRHCGRYAPDGRLFISFRDMASGSPTRGDWVAWVGTYDDIRHGREGQYRVRLMQNHQAADCAYPGVEVLPDGTIVATTYGHWRAGEAPYIVSVRLTLAELDARLPPRR
- the thrC gene encoding threonine synthase gives rise to the protein MIKIAEFVWRCTQCGREYARDAVRYLCPECGRGYRPGVPLPGVLEAVFDYTAIAERFVPRRPDWRLFMPMEPEYEPPYAVGNTPLVPAPRLAARLGWGEVWIKNDGLNPSGSLKDRASFLVAAEARRLGARTVVVASTGNAASATAAACAAAGLEAVIFVPAAAPRAKLVQMVQHGARVIPVRGTYDDAFRLSLEYTAARGGLNRNTAYHPLTIEGKKTVGFEIFAQYGGQAPEAILVPVGDGVILAGVYKAFADLRAVGAIERLPRLVAVQAERSDAIHRYIATGEYRDAVDPRTVADSISVRTPSNAELARRAVMESGGFSLTVSDAEILEAQSLLAATTGVFAEPAAAAVAAGLARVAVERRLDPAAPVVLLVTGHGLKDIDAAMTGLSLPEPIPPELEAVP